The following proteins are encoded in a genomic region of Arcobacter cloacae:
- a CDS encoding CvpA family protein: MQGFAVFDLIIISITLILGLKGLFRGLIKEVFGIIGIIGAIFVASRISKETGELLAPVLVLENEATIKLIGFVVALVGVWIIVYSAGIVVSKIFSASGLGVIDRFFGFIFGATKIFLIFSVIAYALYQVESFRKVINEKFATSAVMPHLISVGSHIIKLDTDSLANSFNKAIDTVKESPIVKDATSNIQENVNSTVNGAQEVIQEEIIKQVEEKIEESTNMSSEEIDAMKEKLKNIANKPEENQ, translated from the coding sequence ATGCAAGGTTTTGCTGTATTTGATTTAATAATAATATCTATTACTTTAATATTAGGTTTAAAAGGACTATTTAGAGGTTTAATAAAGGAAGTTTTTGGAATTATTGGAATCATTGGTGCAATTTTCGTAGCTTCAAGAATTTCAAAAGAAACAGGAGAATTACTAGCTCCTGTTTTAGTTTTAGAGAATGAAGCAACTATAAAACTAATTGGTTTTGTTGTTGCTTTAGTTGGTGTTTGGATTATAGTTTATAGTGCGGGTATTGTAGTTAGTAAAATATTCTCAGCTAGTGGATTAGGTGTTATTGATAGATTTTTTGGATTTATTTTTGGTGCTACAAAAATATTTTTAATATTTTCTGTTATTGCTTATGCACTGTATCAAGTTGAATCTTTTCGAAAAGTTATTAATGAAAAATTTGCAACTTCTGCTGTAATGCCACATTTAATAAGTGTTGGGTCACATATTATAAAACTTGATACTGATTCTTTAGCAAATAGTTTTAATAAAGCTATTGATACAGTTAAAGAATCACCTATTGTAAAAGATGCTACATCTAATATTCAAGAAAATGTAAACTCAACTGTAAATGGTGCTCAAGAAGTTATTCAAGAAGAGATAATAAAACAAGTAGAGGAAAAAATAGAAGAATCTACAAATATGAGTTCTGAAGAAATTGATGCTATGAAAGAAAAATTAAAAAACATTGCAAATAAACCAGAAGAAAACCAATAA
- a CDS encoding diguanylate cyclase, with the protein MKIDISNFQKYLDGEAEEITSEFFQKYIINMRRIDNEEIEEIKNFFSSIIKYICESDMKNASLVCEDLINYNIELSVPYVMLTHELINLKRLIMEKLLYKNAKEELYTLYQVHLFFEDIIAKKYLDKYVIDLQNRNTLRISSLSDIYEQNVILYYKAHLEWLNYLSKSIALRDNKFFPETNHNLCTFGKWLLSSGKIIIQNNSKYKNISKLHENLHYIAKQIENYLLQKGTNNHLLLTYLEKCEMLSLSLGTELALIDNTLINSEASKDPLTGALNRQKLNQLYNNQLEISFATSESFVLCMCDFDYFKNINDTYGHLAGDKMLESFVPLAKKSLRNSDMIIRYGGEEFILILPAIKEKKAREILNKIREDFSNFILDFENHKISTTLSMGMFEINPEICDKSYLKDFENAISIVDKRLYEAKNSGRNRVF; encoded by the coding sequence ATGAAAATAGATATATCAAATTTTCAAAAATATCTTGATGGTGAAGCTGAGGAAATAACCTCAGAGTTTTTTCAAAAATATATAATAAATATGAGAAGAATAGATAATGAAGAAATAGAGGAGATAAAAAACTTTTTTTCTTCAATCATTAAATATATTTGCGAAAGTGATATGAAAAATGCTTCTTTAGTTTGTGAAGATTTGATAAATTATAATATAGAATTGTCAGTTCCATATGTTATGTTAACTCATGAATTGATAAATTTAAAAAGATTAATAATGGAAAAGTTACTTTATAAAAATGCAAAAGAAGAGCTTTATACATTATATCAAGTACATCTATTTTTTGAAGATATAATCGCAAAGAAATATTTGGATAAATATGTAATTGATTTACAAAATAGAAATACCCTTAGAATTTCAAGTCTTAGTGATATTTATGAACAAAACGTTATTTTATATTATAAAGCACATTTAGAATGGTTAAATTATTTATCAAAATCAATTGCTTTAAGAGATAATAAGTTTTTTCCTGAAACAAATCATAATTTATGTACTTTTGGAAAATGGTTATTAAGTTCTGGCAAAATAATAATACAAAATAATTCTAAATATAAAAATATTTCAAAACTTCATGAAAATTTACACTATATAGCAAAACAAATAGAAAATTATTTATTACAAAAAGGGACAAATAATCATCTTTTATTAACTTATTTAGAAAAGTGTGAGATGTTATCTTTATCTTTAGGAACAGAATTAGCCTTGATAGATAATACTTTAATAAACTCTGAAGCTTCAAAAGATCCATTAACAGGTGCTTTAAATAGACAAAAACTTAATCAATTATACAACAATCAATTAGAAATATCTTTTGCAACTTCAGAATCTTTTGTTCTTTGTATGTGTGATTTTGATTATTTTAAAAATATAAATGATACTTATGGTCATTTAGCGGGGGATAAAATGCTTGAAAGCTTTGTTCCTCTTGCAAAAAAGAGCCTTAGAAATTCTGATATGATAATCAGATATGGTGGAGAAGAGTTTATTTTAATACTTCCAGCTATTAAAGAGAAAAAAGCAAGAGAAATTTTAAATAAAATAAGAGAAGATTTTTCCAATTTTATTTTAGATTTTGAAAATCATAAAATATCAACAACTCTTAGTATGGGAATGTTTGAGATTAATCCCGAAATTTGTGATAAGAGTTATTTAAAAGATTTTGAAAATGCAATCTCTATTGTAGATAAAAGATTATATGAAGCAAAAAATAGTGGAAGAAATAGGGTATTTTAG
- the lysS gene encoding lysine--tRNA ligase — protein sequence MLFENKYIQQRIEKADKLREVGINPYSNESLRNCTISKYLNVNSDIFHTENKRDENRSYTVAGRIKFFRLMGKAAFLKIEDESGMLQVYVARDNLPEGFYNEIFKKNIEVGDIIEVTGYPFVTGQGELSLHVDNLTILTKAISPLPEKYHGIQDKELRYRQRYLDLIMNSEVRKTFHIRSKVISLTRRFFENKGFLEVETPMMHPIAGGANARPFVTHHNALGIDRYLRIAPELYLKRLIVGGFEAVFEINRNFRNEGMDATHNPEFTSIEFYWAYKTYKDLISLTKEYFEYLFEHLELPTILPYGDLKIDFNKFTEIPLIQSLSEIGGVPADVVEDKEKIIAFMKSKNLDVNEKMNIGQLQGELFDEYVEAKLINPTFITEYPVEISPLARRNDEKPHLTDRFELFIAGKEIANAFSELNDPLDQLQRFEGQMAAKDSGDDEAHEMDEDFVNALSYGMAPTAGQGIGIDRLVMMLTNQHSIRDVLLFPAMKPVKHEINLHDDEEV from the coding sequence ATATTGTTCGAAAATAAATATATACAACAAAGAATAGAAAAAGCTGATAAATTAAGAGAAGTTGGGATTAATCCTTATTCAAATGAGAGTTTAAGAAATTGTACAATATCAAAATATTTAAATGTAAATAGCGATATTTTCCATACTGAAAACAAAAGAGATGAAAATAGAAGTTACACAGTTGCTGGAAGAATCAAATTTTTCAGACTAATGGGAAAAGCTGCATTTTTAAAAATAGAAGATGAAAGTGGTATGCTTCAAGTTTATGTGGCAAGAGATAATTTACCAGAAGGATTTTATAATGAAATCTTTAAAAAAAATATAGAAGTTGGTGATATTATTGAAGTTACTGGTTATCCATTTGTAACAGGTCAAGGTGAACTATCTTTACATGTTGATAACTTAACAATACTTACAAAAGCCATTTCTCCTCTTCCTGAAAAATATCATGGAATTCAAGATAAAGAGTTAAGATACAGACAAAGATATTTAGATTTAATTATGAATTCTGAAGTAAGAAAAACTTTTCATATCAGAAGTAAAGTGATTTCATTAACTAGAAGATTTTTTGAGAACAAAGGATTTTTAGAAGTTGAAACACCTATGATGCATCCAATTGCAGGAGGAGCAAATGCAAGACCTTTTGTTACTCATCATAATGCTTTAGGAATTGATAGATATTTAAGAATAGCACCTGAACTTTACCTAAAAAGATTAATTGTTGGTGGGTTTGAAGCTGTATTTGAAATAAATAGAAATTTTAGAAATGAAGGAATGGATGCAACACACAATCCTGAATTTACTTCAATCGAATTTTACTGGGCATATAAAACTTATAAAGATTTAATATCTTTAACAAAAGAATATTTTGAATATTTATTTGAACATTTAGAATTACCTACTATTCTTCCTTATGGTGATTTAAAAATTGATTTCAATAAATTTACTGAAATTCCATTGATTCAATCTTTAAGTGAAATTGGTGGTGTTCCTGCTGATGTTGTTGAAGATAAAGAAAAAATCATTGCGTTTATGAAATCTAAAAACTTAGATGTAAATGAAAAAATGAATATTGGACAACTTCAAGGTGAATTATTTGATGAATACGTTGAAGCAAAACTAATTAATCCAACATTCATAACAGAATATCCAGTTGAAATTTCACCACTTGCTAGAAGAAATGATGAAAAACCACATTTAACTGATAGATTTGAATTATTTATTGCTGGAAAAGAGATTGCAAATGCATTTAGTGAGTTAAATGACCCTCTTGATCAACTTCAAAGATTTGAAGGACAAATGGCTGCAAAAGATAGTGGTGATGATGAAGCACATGAAATGGATGAAGATTTTGTAAATGCTTTATCTTATGGTATGGCTCCAACAGCAGGGCAAGGTATTGGTATTGATAGACTTGTAATGATGCTTACAAATCAACACTCTATAAGAGATGTTTTATTATTTCCTGCTATGAAACCAGTAAAACATGAAATTAATCTTCATGATGATGAAGAAGTTTAA
- a CDS encoding adenine phosphoribosyltransferase, which yields MGENKILDENSKKILFDAIRSINDFPKPGIVFKDITTLLNNKEAFELLMQHLEDRYNSYNLDYIAGIDSRGFIFGAALASRLGVGFVPVRKKGKLPSTTVCEKYELEYGFDEVELHLDAFNNQKNVNVLLIDDIIVSGGTAYAAANLIKKLDVNLVEMCFLMNIQILEGAKKLSKVSPVYSVLEI from the coding sequence TTGGGTGAAAATAAAATATTAGATGAAAATAGTAAAAAAATATTATTTGATGCAATTAGAAGTATAAATGATTTTCCAAAACCTGGAATTGTATTTAAAGATATTACAACTTTATTAAATAATAAAGAGGCATTTGAACTTTTAATGCAACATTTAGAAGATAGATACAACTCTTATAATTTAGATTATATAGCAGGGATTGACTCTCGTGGATTCATATTTGGAGCTGCACTTGCTAGTAGATTAGGAGTAGGATTTGTTCCTGTACGAAAAAAAGGAAAACTTCCTAGTACAACTGTATGTGAAAAATATGAATTAGAATATGGGTTTGATGAAGTTGAGCTTCATTTAGATGCTTTTAATAATCAAAAAAATGTGAATGTACTTTTAATAGATGATATTATAGTAAGTGGTGGAACAGCATATGCAGCTGCTAATTTAATCAAAAAACTGGATGTAAATTTAGTAGAAATGTGTTTTTTAATGAACATTCAAATTTTAGAGGGTGCAAAAAAACTAAGTAAAGTTTCACCTGTTTATTCTGTATTAGAAATTTAA
- a CDS encoding ATP-binding protein, whose product MSSKRNTFIIVSSFLILTLLIVSGTYFYISKKQENLLDSIYKSSHLNIVNTTENLIKDKLNATLTISLALSKNNNLHKIIKEEDYSKLDYTKIINEIKENSKYKNVWIQVVDKSGKSIYRSWTDKKGDNLLFRNDLKSTLTNQNISTSISVALFSLTLKARTPIYDEENNFLGALEIITHFNSIADDLKENNVDSIVIADKKYKNTIKFPYTNLFIDDYYVANKNANPQLISYIQNNNVEKYVNIPEYIVENGYLISNYTLYDKNNDKLAYILNFIKVKDIDLQIVKSFKIQIIMISVIALIIIFFSFLLYIYSRYIKEIKLQENKKQSILDSQSNIIVITNGKEIIDANKKLCEFFIDIKNLQEFRNKYKCICKAFIDMNDEFYVIEKDYNGKNWAEYVLENTDKNFKVAMKNKDGNIKHFSLKTSRMHLEDYIIATFSDITQEIEQIKKDKEKDRLLFQQSKIAAIADTLKNIAHQWRQPLSIISTIASGMKIKKELNILEDEEFKESCESIISSTKKLSNTIENFTNFFNKDENISSFSFVEALEETINFFDSIFEKNNIICIFNYNNDFILECNRNDFSQAILNILDNSVYALTNKKAENERFIFIDFKDNILEIKDNAEGIDNQILSKIIEPYFTTKHQGFGVGLGLYVVQEFFVKNLGYKIDIKNVTFEHQNKKYSGTSFIVDFN is encoded by the coding sequence ATGTCATCAAAAAGAAACACGTTTATAATAGTATCATCATTTCTAATTTTAACATTATTAATTGTATCGGGAACATATTTTTATATCTCAAAAAAACAAGAAAATTTATTAGATTCAATCTATAAATCAAGCCATTTAAATATAGTCAATACAACTGAAAATTTAATAAAAGACAAATTAAACGCAACATTAACTATATCTTTAGCCTTATCAAAAAATAATAATTTACATAAAATTATAAAAGAAGAAGACTATTCTAAATTGGACTATACGAAAATAATAAATGAAATAAAAGAAAATTCAAAATATAAAAATGTTTGGATTCAAGTTGTAGATAAATCAGGGAAAAGTATCTATAGGTCTTGGACAGATAAAAAAGGTGATAATCTACTTTTTAGGAATGATTTAAAAAGTACATTAACAAATCAAAACATTTCCACTTCAATTAGTGTTGCCTTATTTAGCTTAACATTAAAAGCTAGAACACCTATTTATGACGAAGAAAACAACTTTTTAGGAGCACTAGAAATCATTACCCATTTTAATTCAATAGCCGATGATTTAAAAGAAAATAACGTAGATTCAATAGTAATTGCTGATAAAAAGTATAAAAATACAATTAAATTTCCTTACACAAACCTCTTTATTGATGATTATTATGTAGCAAATAAAAACGCAAATCCGCAATTAATTTCTTATATACAAAATAACAATGTTGAAAAATATGTAAATATTCCTGAATATATTGTAGAAAATGGATATTTAATTTCAAATTACACTTTATACGATAAAAACAATGATAAATTAGCTTATATTTTAAATTTTATTAAAGTGAAAGATATTGATTTACAAATTGTGAAATCCTTTAAAATACAAATTATCATGATTTCTGTTATTGCATTAATTATAATATTTTTCTCTTTTTTACTTTACATATATTCAAGATATATCAAAGAGATTAAACTTCAAGAAAATAAAAAACAGTCTATTTTAGATTCTCAATCAAACATTATAGTAATAACTAATGGAAAAGAGATAATAGATGCAAATAAAAAATTATGTGAATTTTTTATTGATATAAAAAATCTTCAAGAATTTAGAAATAAATATAAGTGTATTTGTAAAGCCTTTATAGATATGAATGATGAATTTTATGTTATTGAAAAAGATTATAATGGTAAAAATTGGGCTGAATATGTCCTTGAAAATACAGATAAAAACTTTAAAGTTGCAATGAAAAACAAAGATGGCAATATAAAACATTTTTCATTAAAAACATCAAGAATGCATCTAGAAGATTATATTATTGCGACATTTTCAGATATAACACAAGAAATAGAACAAATAAAAAAAGATAAAGAAAAAGATAGATTACTATTCCAACAATCGAAAATTGCTGCAATTGCAGATACTTTAAAAAATATAGCTCATCAATGGAGACAACCTTTAAGTATAATAAGTACTATAGCAAGTGGAATGAAAATAAAAAAAGAATTAAATATTTTAGAAGATGAAGAGTTTAAAGAATCATGTGAATCTATCATATCAAGTACTAAAAAATTATCTAATACAATTGAAAATTTCACAAATTTCTTTAATAAAGATGAGAATATATCTAGTTTTTCTTTCGTTGAAGCTTTAGAAGAAACAATAAACTTTTTTGATTCAATATTTGAAAAAAACAATATTATATGTATTTTTAATTACAATAATGATTTCATTTTAGAATGTAATAGAAATGATTTTTCTCAAGCTATTTTAAATATTTTAGACAATTCGGTTTATGCTTTAACAAATAAAAAAGCAGAAAATGAAAGATTTATTTTTATTGATTTCAAAGATAATATATTAGAGATAAAAGACAATGCAGAAGGGATTGATAATCAAATACTATCAAAAATTATAGAACCCTATTTTACAACTAAACATCAAGGTTTTGGTGTAGGATTAGGACTTTATGTTGTTCAAGAATTTTTTGTAAAAAATCTTGGCTATAAAATCGACATAAAAAATGTAACATTTGAACATCAAAATAAAAAATATTCAGGTACAAGTTTTATTGTTGATTTTAATTAA
- a CDS encoding replicative DNA helicase has product MDSVYSINIERAVLSSILFNPEELEDVLGVLKPKDFYLPAHKKIFEVMVKLHNDDMPIDEEFIRKRLDSKDVDDSILLEILSANPITNTLAYVREIKDGAVKRELATLATTIKKVAIEEEVSANEALDTIQGELYKISTDSATSELKDMHTITHDTLSYIERMKKLGNKHLIGETTGFEALDRRTTGFNEGDLIIIAARPAMGKTALVLNMALKNVERGKGVIFFSLEMPAEQLMLRMLSAKTSIPLQNLRKGDMDDSQWSNLTKAFDDLNSKKLFVDDGGSININQLRARVRKLAQNEANNIKLVIIDYLQLMQGTGNKDRHQEVSDISRGLKMLAREMKIPIIALSQLNRGLENRPDKRPMLSDLRESGAIEQDADIIMFVYRDDVYKEREEAKKEKEAKDKGEDYKSKFINKPVEEAEVIIGKQRNGPIGTVKLDFQKALTRFVDKENDNSAAPIEVIFENVADIEKETNIDIPDIL; this is encoded by the coding sequence ATGGATAGTGTTTATAGTATAAATATTGAGAGAGCTGTTTTAAGTTCTATTTTATTTAACCCTGAAGAGTTAGAAGATGTTTTGGGGGTATTAAAACCTAAAGATTTTTATCTTCCTGCCCATAAAAAAATATTTGAAGTGATGGTTAAACTTCACAATGATGATATGCCAATTGATGAAGAGTTTATAAGAAAAAGACTTGATTCAAAAGATGTAGATGACTCTATTTTACTTGAAATTCTTTCTGCAAATCCAATTACAAATACTTTAGCTTATGTAAGAGAGATAAAAGATGGTGCTGTAAAAAGAGAGTTAGCAACATTAGCAACAACCATAAAAAAAGTTGCAATTGAAGAAGAGGTTAGTGCAAATGAAGCCCTTGATACAATTCAAGGGGAACTATATAAAATCTCAACAGATAGTGCAACTTCTGAATTAAAAGATATGCATACAATTACCCATGATACCCTTTCATATATTGAAAGAATGAAGAAACTTGGGAATAAACATTTAATTGGCGAAACTACAGGTTTTGAAGCACTTGATAGAAGAACTACAGGTTTTAATGAAGGTGATTTGATTATTATAGCAGCACGTCCAGCGATGGGAAAAACAGCACTTGTTTTAAATATGGCTCTTAAAAATGTAGAAAGAGGAAAAGGTGTAATATTTTTCTCTTTAGAGATGCCAGCTGAACAATTAATGCTAAGAATGCTTTCTGCAAAAACTTCTATTCCATTACAAAATCTTAGAAAAGGTGATATGGATGATTCTCAATGGTCAAATTTAACTAAAGCATTTGATGATTTAAATTCAAAAAAACTTTTTGTTGATGATGGTGGAAGTATTAATATTAATCAATTAAGAGCAAGAGTACGAAAACTTGCCCAAAATGAAGCAAATAATATAAAACTTGTAATTATTGACTACTTACAATTAATGCAAGGTACAGGAAATAAAGATAGACACCAAGAAGTTTCTGATATTAGTAGGGGGCTTAAAATGTTAGCAAGGGAGATGAAAATTCCAATCATTGCCCTTTCTCAGTTAAATAGAGGACTTGAAAATCGACCTGATAAACGACCAATGTTAAGTGATTTAAGGGAATCTGGAGCAATTGAGCAAGATGCTGATATTATCATGTTTGTTTATAGAGATGATGTTTATAAAGAAAGAGAAGAGGCTAAAAAAGAGAAAGAAGCTAAAGATAAGGGTGAAGATTACAAATCAAAATTTATAAATAAACCTGTAGAAGAAGCAGAAGTTATTATAGGAAAACAAAGAAATGGACCTATAGGAACTGTAAAATTAGATTTCCAAAAAGCTCTTACAAGATTCGTTGATAAAGAAAATGACAATAGTGCAGCACCAATAGAAGTAATTTTTGAAAATGTTGCAGATATTGAAAAAGAGACAAATATAGATATCCCTGATATATTATAA
- a CDS encoding type II secretion system protein, whose translation MKNGFSLLELIFAIVILGIIASFAVPKYLETKDSALVSTIKRDVNTAINSIQSYYLLNQKIDKLSDSMNLNDVNWTIEDLKMSDKNSCLSLEVKTTDGIKTIELAVDTTKDTTICKKIRDAGLITKSYELY comes from the coding sequence ATGAAAAATGGATTTTCGTTGTTAGAGTTGATTTTTGCAATAGTTATATTAGGTATTATTGCTTCTTTTGCTGTTCCTAAATATCTTGAAACAAAAGATAGTGCTTTGGTTTCAACTATAAAAAGAGATGTGAATACGGCAATAAATTCAATTCAGAGTTATTATTTACTTAACCAAAAAATTGACAAATTAAGTGATTCTATGAATTTAAATGATGTAAATTGGACCATAGAAGATTTAAAAATGAGTGATAAAAACTCTTGTTTATCTTTAGAAGTAAAAACTACAGATGGAATTAAAACCATTGAATTAGCAGTTGATACAACAAAAGATACAACTATTTGTAAAAAGATAAGAGATGCAGGATTAATTACAAAAAGCTATGAACTTTATTAG
- a CDS encoding DNA ligase encodes MRLFLLFFITLYSNALDIQKPKIYEKNKQNIQNWHMSEKLDGIRAYWNGKELLSKNGNKIYAPLWFIKDFPSFELDGELWTKRDDFETIQNIVLDKTPSKEWEKITYNIFEVPNAKGVFSKRLEKIDSYLKKHPNKYIKIIPQIICKNETHLNKYLNELLEKKAEGIILKNPYLEYEKGRSNNLLKVKTFFDDEAIVIGHNFNKEKKFKSLIVKQKNGVIFNLGGGFSNKQRENPPKIGETVSFKYYGFTKNGKPKFASFLRIRENE; translated from the coding sequence ATGAGACTTTTTTTACTATTTTTTATTACTCTTTATTCAAATGCACTAGATATACAAAAACCAAAAATTTATGAAAAAAATAAACAAAATATACAGAACTGGCATATGAGTGAAAAACTTGATGGAATTAGAGCTTATTGGAATGGAAAAGAGCTTTTGAGCAAAAATGGAAATAAAATCTATGCTCCTCTTTGGTTTATCAAAGATTTTCCTTCTTTTGAACTTGATGGAGAGTTATGGACAAAAAGAGATGATTTTGAGACTATTCAAAATATAGTTTTAGATAAAACACCTTCTAAAGAGTGGGAAAAAATAACTTATAATATTTTTGAAGTACCAAATGCAAAAGGAGTATTTTCAAAAAGATTAGAAAAAATTGATTCTTATTTAAAAAAACATCCAAACAAATATATAAAAATTATTCCACAAATTATCTGTAAAAATGAAACTCATTTAAATAAATATTTAAATGAACTATTAGAAAAAAAAGCTGAAGGAATAATCTTAAAAAATCCATATTTAGAGTATGAAAAAGGAAGAAGTAATAATTTATTAAAAGTAAAAACTTTTTTTGATGATGAAGCTATTGTAATAGGACACAATTTTAATAAAGAAAAAAAGTTTAAAAGTCTAATTGTAAAACAAAAAAATGGAGTTATTTTTAATTTAGGGGGAGGATTTTCAAATAAACAAAGAGAAAATCCACCAAAAATTGGTGAAACAGTCTCTTTTAAATATTATGGCTTTACTAAAAATGGCAAACCTAAATTTGCCTCTTTTTTAAGAATAAGAGAAAATGAATAG
- the ispG gene encoding flavodoxin-dependent (E)-4-hydroxy-3-methylbut-2-enyl-diphosphate synthase codes for MIKRYPTKQIFVGNVPIGGDAPIPVQSMTFSKTSDVKATVEQITKLHFAGADIVRVAVPDMDAANALKEIKSQIDLPLVADIHFKYKLALIAAEVVDCIRINPGNIGDKSRVKEIVKACEQRNIPIRIGVNSGSLEKQFEDKYGQTPQGMVASAEYNIKYLEDLGFTNLKVSLKASDVQRTVEAYRMLRPKNNYAFHLGVTEAGTQFHSTIKSSIALGALLLDGIGDTLRVSMTGELEEEIKVGKAILKDVGIAKEGLNIVSCPTCGRIEADLVSAVSEIEKRTAHIKTPMDVSVMGCVVNAIGEAKSADVAIAFGKGSGLIMKKGEIIEKLSGDALINRFIEEVEIEAQKRK; via the coding sequence ATGATAAAAAGATACCCAACAAAACAGATATTCGTCGGAAACGTACCAATTGGTGGTGATGCACCAATTCCAGTTCAATCAATGACTTTTTCTAAAACATCAGATGTAAAAGCAACGGTTGAACAAATAACAAAATTACATTTCGCTGGTGCAGATATTGTAAGAGTTGCTGTTCCTGATATGGATGCAGCTAATGCTTTAAAAGAGATAAAATCTCAAATTGATTTACCACTTGTAGCAGATATTCATTTTAAATATAAACTAGCATTAATTGCTGCTGAAGTTGTTGATTGTATTAGAATTAACCCTGGAAATATAGGAGATAAAAGTAGGGTAAAAGAGATTGTAAAAGCTTGTGAGCAAAGAAATATTCCAATTAGAATTGGAGTAAACTCTGGAAGCTTAGAAAAGCAATTTGAAGATAAATATGGTCAAACACCTCAAGGTATGGTTGCAAGTGCTGAGTATAACATTAAGTATTTAGAAGATTTAGGATTTACAAATTTAAAAGTTTCTTTAAAAGCTAGTGATGTTCAAAGAACAGTTGAAGCTTATAGAATGTTAAGACCTAAAAACAACTATGCCTTTCATTTAGGAGTAACAGAAGCTGGAACACAATTTCATTCAACTATTAAATCTTCAATTGCTTTAGGAGCTTTGTTGCTTGATGGTATTGGTGATACTTTAAGAGTTTCAATGACTGGAGAACTTGAAGAAGAGATAAAGGTTGGAAAAGCAATTTTAAAAGATGTTGGAATTGCAAAAGAGGGCTTAAATATTGTTTCTTGTCCAACTTGTGGAAGAATTGAAGCTGATTTAGTAAGTGCTGTTTCTGAAATAGAAAAAAGAACAGCACATATTAAAACACCAATGGATGTTTCAGTTATGGGATGTGTTGTAAATGCAATCGGAGAGGCAAAAAGTGCTGATGTTGCTATTGCTTTTGGAAAAGGAAGTGGACTTATAATGAAAAAAGGTGAGATTATAGAAAAACTTTCAGGTGATGCATTAATAAATAGATTTATAGAAGAAGTTGAAATAGAAGCTCAAAAGAGAAAATAA